CGATCACGCGTAGCCCGTAGAGATCGCGAGCCGTCAGCTTCAAGGCATCGGCGGCGAGACGCTTGGTCTCGTCGTTGGCTTCTTTCCAGAGGATGCCGGCGCAGCCTTCGGGGCTGATCACCGAGTAGTAGGCGAACTCGAGGACCGCGACTTTGTCGCCCAAGCCGATTCCCAAAGCTCCTCCGGAACCACCTTCGCCAATCACCACACAAATCACCGGGCAGGCCAGCCGCGACATCTCGAACATCGCTGTGGCAATCACTTGGGCCTGGCCGCGCTCCTCGGCGCCGATGCCGGGATAGGCGCCCGGGGTGTCGATAAGCGTGATGATGGGAAGGCCGAATTTGGCCGCGAATTTCATCTTCGCGATCGCCTTGCGGTAACCCTCGGGGTGGGCACAGCCGTAGTTACAGGCGATACGTTCCTTGAGGTCTTTGCCTTTTTGGTGCCCGATGAGCATCACTTTGTGCTCGCCGAGCTTGGCCAGGCCAGTGCGGATGGCGCGGTCGTCGCCGAACGACCGGTCGCCGTGCAGCTCGACGAAGTCGTCGAAAACCAGCTCGATATAGTCGGCGGTCATGGGGCGCTCGGGATGCCGGGCCACCTGAACAACCTGCCACGGCTCGAGCTGGGAGTAGATTTTCTTTTTCAGGTCGTTCAGTTCGCGCCGCAGGCGGCGAACTTCGTCACGCGCCTCGACGCTTTCAGCGGCCGAGCCCTCGAGCTTGGTTAGCCGGCTGGCCAACTCGTAGATCGGTTGCTCGAACGCCATTTGCTGAAGCGTCATCGCCATGATCAAACCTGCGCAGATATCAAACTGCTCCCGGATGCTCGCGGAGCCTGTTTGGGGTAATCACCCTGGACGTATATGTTCGCCAGAGCTTTCGCGTCGGTTGGGCCGATCCGGACGATCTGCCGCGACGCTAGCATCACTAAACGTAGATTACACCGAATCGGCACAACGGTTAAGACCGTCTCGCTCGTCCGCCATGCCTGGTTTCCGGCATTATGTGCCCCTGGGAATGCCTGGCGCCGCGCCGGTGGTCCTTACGCACGTCGGCAATCGAAGAGGCACGACGAATTCCGTGACGCCCTGCCCTGCCCCACCGCGGCGGCTTGCTAGCGTGACGCGATGTACGTCATGAGAGGCGAATTTCATGATCCCTTTTCTTCGGCGGCAGCAGGCGGCTGCGGAGGTTTTTTGAACATTTGCAACGCGCGAAATTCACCCAGGAACTTCGCCATCGACGCGGGACGCAACTTGGGGTCTTTGGCCATGCTCGCCCGCAGCAGGTCGCCGAACTCGGTCGTGATGTTGCGGTCTTGTGCCTCGATCGAAGGAATCTGGGCACGGAGATGCTTGTTCAACAACTCGTTAGAGTTGCTGCCCGTGTACGGCGGTCGCCCGGAAACGAGATGAAAGATGGTGCAGCCAAAGCTGTACACATCGGCGCGCTCGTCGAGCGGTTCGCCGCGGATTTGTTCGGGCGACATATAGCTGCGGGTTCCCTGGACCTTGCTGCGGCCGCCAAACAGCCGTCCCAGGGCCCCCTTTTTTCGCTGGGCCAGCGCGAAGTCGATCAGTTTGACATCGCCATTTTGAATAATCAGAAAGTTGTCCGGCTTGACGTCGCGATGGATCCAACCTTGCTGATTGAAATAGGCCAGTCCGCTGGCGGCGCCATCAATGATCTGCGGCATCATGAAGGCCACCTGCTCGCGCACTTGCAGGATGATTTCCTTCATGTTCGGCGCGGGAAAATACTCCATCACCAGGTAGGGCAGGCGATTGTCGACGGCAAACTCGTATACTTTGATTGTATTCGGATGCTCGAGCGTCTTGCCGACGATAGCTTCCTGCTTGAGGTAGGTCAGATGCTCTCGATCCTTGCGAAAGTCGGACAGCAGGATCTTGATCGCCAGGCGCCGTTTGTCGCGATCGTCGAGCACGGCCCACACCTGGCTGGTCTGACCCGTCTTGACGATGTTCAGCAGCCGGTAGGGACCGATATGTTCTTGACTTGCCAGTGCCACGGTGCGCGATCGCTCCCTAGTCGCCGCAGCGCGTGTGCCCTGCGAGGTAAAGACGCCTCTGTTGCCATGATGCCCCCCTGCCCTCTCGTGATGCCTCGGCAGACGCCAGGCTTGCAGCTGCCAAGCGATGGTGCAACCAGCGACATCTGCTCACGTTCTGCATCAAGTTTAGTCAGCAGTGGGAATACGGACAAATGGCGCGCTGCCGCCCGATGTGCGTCACAAGCGAGACCAACGCGGCTGAACCCCTTTATTTGGCCCCTAACTGCTCGTAGAGCGCGCGGATGTCGCGGGTCATTTTTTCGTGGCGAAAACGCTCGGTAAACAGTTGACGCCCCTGGTGACCCAGTTGCCCGCGGCGTGCCGGGTTGACAATCAGGTCCTCGATCGCGGTGGCTAAAGGCTCGACCGTTCGTGGTGCGACGAGATAGCCTGTTTGATCGGGGATGACGACTTCGCGCGCGCCGTCGATGTCGTAGCTTACGACCGGCTTGCCCGCGATCAGCGCTTGCGGCAAGACCCGCGCCAAGCCTTCGCGCAAGCTGGCGTGCACCACGATATCCATCGCGCCCAGATAATCCGGGATACGGGCGGGGGGCACCAGTCCCACGAATCGCACATGGTCGCGCAAGCCCGCCGCGCGGACTTGCTCTTCGAGCGCGGAGCGCAACACACCGTCGCCGACGAACAGAAACTGCGCTTGCGGATGTCGAGCCACCACGTCGCGTGCCGCGGCCAACACGTACTCGTGCCCCTTGAGGTGAAACAGCCGGGCGATCTTGCCGATCACCACTTGGCCCGATTCGTAGCCTAGTTCCGCAC
This genomic window from Pirellulales bacterium contains:
- a CDS encoding serine/threonine-protein kinase, producing MALASQEHIGPYRLLNIVKTGQTSQVWAVLDDRDKRRLAIKILLSDFRKDREHLTYLKQEAIVGKTLEHPNTIKVYEFAVDNRLPYLVMEYFPAPNMKEIILQVREQVAFMMPQIIDGAASGLAYFNQQGWIHRDVKPDNFLIIQNGDVKLIDFALAQRKKGALGRLFGGRSKVQGTRSYMSPEQIRGEPLDERADVYSFGCTIFHLVSGRPPYTGSNSNELLNKHLRAQIPSIEAQDRNITTEFGDLLRASMAKDPKLRPASMAKFLGEFRALQMFKKPPQPPAAAEEKGS
- a CDS encoding acetyl-CoA carboxylase carboxyltransferase subunit alpha encodes the protein MTLQQMAFEQPIYELASRLTKLEGSAAESVEARDEVRRLRRELNDLKKKIYSQLEPWQVVQVARHPERPMTADYIELVFDDFVELHGDRSFGDDRAIRTGLAKLGEHKVMLIGHQKGKDLKERIACNYGCAHPEGYRKAIAKMKFAAKFGLPIITLIDTPGAYPGIGAEERGQAQVIATAMFEMSRLACPVICVVIGEGGSGGALGIGLGDKVAVLEFAYYSVISPEGCAGILWKEANDETKRLAADALKLTARDLYGLRVI